The following DNA comes from Solanum stenotomum isolate F172 chromosome 11, ASM1918654v1, whole genome shotgun sequence.
TGTCCTGATGATTGGAGTCTTGGGCAGAAGCTGATTCTTAGTGGCTGTGAGCCTTTGCCAAGAAGAAGATGTTTTGCTAAGACAATACCTAAGGTTGGTTTACTTAAATTACCTGATTCACTTTGGGGAAATTATAGTGAAAAGATTTATAGTTGGAGTGGTCTTGGTTGTAAGAATGTTGCTTGTTTAAATGTTAAGAAATTGAATAGAGATTGTGCTGGTTGTTTTGATGTTGTAAGTAGTGGTGGGTATGAGAGACAAAGATATGTTAAGGGTAGAGGgaaaaatgatttcttgatTGATGATGTATTGGGAATGTTGGGAAATGGTGGTGGAATTAGAATTGGATTTGATATTGGTGGTGGATCTGGTACATTTGCTGCTAGAATGGCTGAAAGGAATGTGACTATAGTTACTTCTACGTTGAATGTCGATGCACCATTTAATGAGTTCATTGCTGCACGGGGTGTATTCCCGTTGTATTTGAGTTTAGATCATCGGTTTCCCTTTCATGATAATGTGTTTGATTTGGTACATGTGGGAAATGTATTGGATGTGAGCGGACGTCCTGAGAAATTAGAGTTTTTAGTGTTTGATATTGATAGAGTTTTGAGGGCTGGagggttgttttggttggataaCTTTCTTTGTTCAAATGAAGACAAGAAAACTGCATTAACGAGGCTGATCGAACGTTTTGGGTACAAAAAGCTTAAATGGATTGTTGGTGAGAAGATCAATGGTTCGGGAAAATCTGAGGTTTATTTGTCTGCTGTTCTACAGAAACCAGTAAGAGTTTGATGGTATCGTGGGGTTTCTCATAGAAAAGCTGTGCAAGTTCATCATTGACATAGAATAAGTGAACGTATTCGTCTTCTTTACAAAACTGCTAACCAGCATCATAGGAGGTGGGTTTGGCTCTGTGGCAGGTATTATATGTCTACGATCTGTAAGATTATTCACTTATCTTTGCATTGAACTAGATATTGCTGGCATTGGCATGAACCTTTTGTCTGTGTCAATTGTTGATTTGAGTTtaggaagaaaagaaaacgaacctttttttcaaatttcattgtATTGTTGGGATATAAGTTACATCATCTGATATTGTCCCCTTGATTAAAGCATTTAGTTGATGCCTTTTCGACATATCGTTATGTTCTTGATAATCTTGTTTGATGTAAACTTGTGGTATACTGTGTGCAACTTAAAACATGTGTACTGTCTGAGATACAATAACTAAATGACTACCAAATGTTACACTCAAAAGTAGTCGACTATTTGAATTTGGTAGGTACTTTTTTCCCTAGAAAAGAAACATATGATCGAGAGGACTCTCTTGTTCTTCAAGTATGTCATTTGAGCCATAATGCTAGTCCGCCTATAGACCGTGTCCTCAGGGATGGAGCCACAGTGCTAGTCCGCCTGTGTCCTATGCTTTTTTGGTTCAGAGAGTGCTTTCTTTCTCTGCCCAAGCATGTAACTATACAGGTGAGAAAAGCCTGCATTTTCACAAACATCGTCTTCGTCAATCATTGCTCTGGCTATCCtaataataatctaaaaaggAACTGTAATAAACTCGATGTTT
Coding sequences within:
- the LOC125844433 gene encoding probable methyltransferase At1g29790 encodes the protein MGSVSLKIGDGTARFNKATYCSSALNLLMLFSVVTTNLFALYAFTSSPKNLHHHLLLPHTHKNISLISEQVSLILREIDSSQKKLAQMEKELLGYESFDLSSPKVPNEVRNFLQPHLLPLGKDSRTGITEMVASIGHSCVKSLDLLSQFMNYKVNGLCPDDWSLGQKLILSGCEPLPRRRCFAKTIPKVGLLKLPDSLWGNYSEKIYSWSGLGCKNVACLNVKKLNRDCAGCFDVVSSGGYERQRYVKGRGKNDFLIDDVLGMLGNGGGIRIGFDIGGGSGTFAARMAERNVTIVTSTLNVDAPFNEFIAARGVFPLYLSLDHRFPFHDNVFDLVHVGNVLDVSGRPEKLEFLVFDIDRVLRAGGLFWLDNFLCSNEDKKTALTRLIERFGYKKLKWIVGEKINGSGKSEVYLSAVLQKPVRV